One window of the Mycobacterium sp. SVM_VP21 genome contains the following:
- a CDS encoding DUF1295 domain-containing protein yields the protein MAGLYHAAVVFLIVLTIVTFVSSFWFTNPYGRFASPDDRFTLPGKISWLMFECPQWWAFTVTFWLVAHQHGAPAVVLYALWQCHYLYRGLIYPLSRKGDDKRFPISGIAFGFVFNAVNGFANGYAVALAPHLQQEHWFVDPRFILGLAVAVIGWGINFQADRILIGLRADGSSGYSIPYGGVYRWVSSGNYFGELILWTGWAVMAWTLPGLIFVFFSIANLGPRAMATHKWYQQQFPDYPPNRKAIIPGVL from the coding sequence ATGGCCGGTCTGTATCACGCCGCTGTCGTCTTCCTGATCGTCTTGACGATCGTCACCTTCGTCAGCAGCTTTTGGTTCACCAACCCCTATGGCCGCTTCGCCAGCCCGGATGACCGCTTCACGCTGCCGGGAAAGATCAGCTGGCTGATGTTCGAATGCCCCCAGTGGTGGGCTTTCACCGTGACGTTCTGGCTCGTCGCGCATCAGCACGGGGCACCGGCGGTCGTGTTGTACGCACTGTGGCAGTGCCACTACCTCTACCGCGGGTTGATCTATCCGCTGAGCCGCAAGGGCGATGACAAGCGCTTCCCGATCTCAGGTATCGCATTCGGCTTCGTCTTCAACGCCGTCAACGGTTTTGCCAACGGTTACGCCGTGGCGCTGGCCCCGCACTTGCAACAGGAGCACTGGTTTGTCGACCCACGCTTCATCCTGGGTCTCGCCGTGGCCGTGATCGGATGGGGGATCAATTTCCAGGCCGACCGCATCCTGATCGGCCTGCGTGCCGATGGCAGCAGCGGATACAGCATCCCCTACGGCGGGGTGTATCGCTGGGTGTCGTCGGGCAACTATTTCGGAGAGCTCATCTTGTGGACCGGCTGGGCGGTCATGGCCTGGACCCTTCCGGGCCTGATCTTCGTGTTCTTCTCGATCGCCAACCTGGGGCCCAGGGCGATGGCCACCCACAAGTGGTACCAGCAGCAGTTCCCCGACTATCCGCCCAATCGCAAAGCGATCATTCCAGGCGTGCTGTAG
- a CDS encoding TIGR00366 family protein, producing MQSLTGLSVRYVERLMPDPYLFAVILTLIVAGLVAALVRGASASGMLHAWYAGVWGQQNIFTFAFQMVLILVTGYTLAEAPVLKRAIVRVAEMPRSQVQAALLCFSVSAVLSLLNWGLGLVAGALVARQVARRFPDSHFGYLIAAAFMGFIVWTQGLSSSIALANTDAGSPINVIHRIAGFTVPLRQTIFQPYSWLSALLVLGVLALAVWRMEPADALVPDPAVFEEEPEIADQRGTTFAERLENQWILNVLLFAAGITYFAASGFALNISSMIMLFTITSALLHRTPIRFIRAFTGAAKVSGPLLLQYPLYGGLVGLLAYTGAEDAKPLQTLLAQTLVNGATEYTLPFLTFIGSVIISLFVPSGGGHWAVQGPIAVDSALVIGQQSPAYLGLVSMAVAVGEGVANMIQPFWLLPLLAIAKLHVRQVMGFTIVAFFIGLAVLGAMTLIAPWVI from the coding sequence ATGCAATCGCTCACCGGGCTCAGTGTCCGCTACGTCGAGCGCCTGATGCCCGACCCGTATCTGTTCGCGGTGATCCTCACGTTGATCGTCGCCGGGTTGGTCGCTGCATTGGTGCGCGGAGCGTCAGCCAGCGGCATGTTGCACGCGTGGTACGCCGGGGTGTGGGGACAGCAGAACATCTTCACGTTCGCCTTCCAGATGGTGCTGATTCTGGTGACCGGCTACACGCTGGCTGAGGCACCTGTGTTGAAGCGGGCCATCGTGCGTGTCGCGGAAATGCCGCGCAGTCAGGTGCAGGCCGCGTTGCTGTGCTTCAGCGTCAGCGCCGTTCTATCGCTGCTGAACTGGGGCCTGGGACTGGTGGCCGGCGCACTGGTCGCCCGGCAGGTGGCGCGACGTTTTCCCGACTCCCATTTCGGCTACCTGATCGCCGCAGCGTTCATGGGCTTTATCGTCTGGACGCAGGGGCTCTCGTCGTCGATCGCGCTGGCCAACACCGACGCCGGCAGCCCCATCAACGTGATCCATAGGATCGCCGGATTCACCGTGCCGTTGCGCCAGACCATCTTCCAGCCGTACAGCTGGCTGTCGGCACTCCTCGTGCTGGGGGTGCTCGCGCTTGCGGTGTGGCGGATGGAGCCGGCTGACGCTCTTGTGCCGGATCCCGCGGTGTTCGAGGAAGAGCCGGAAATTGCCGACCAGCGCGGCACGACGTTCGCCGAACGGCTGGAGAATCAGTGGATCCTCAATGTTCTGCTGTTCGCCGCGGGCATCACGTATTTCGCGGCCAGTGGGTTCGCGCTGAACATCTCCTCGATGATCATGCTGTTCACCATCACCAGCGCCCTGCTGCACCGCACGCCGATTCGATTCATCCGGGCCTTCACCGGTGCGGCGAAGGTATCGGGCCCCCTACTGCTGCAATATCCGCTCTACGGCGGACTGGTGGGGCTGCTGGCGTACACCGGCGCCGAGGACGCCAAGCCGTTGCAGACTTTGCTGGCCCAGACGCTGGTGAACGGTGCCACGGAGTACACCCTGCCGTTCCTGACGTTCATCGGCTCGGTGATCATCAGCCTGTTCGTGCCGTCCGGCGGCGGACACTGGGCGGTGCAGGGCCCGATCGCGGTCGACTCCGCCCTGGTGATCGGCCAGCAGTCGCCGGCCTATCTCGGACTGGTGTCCATGGCCGTGGCCGTAGGCGAGGGCGTAGCGAACATGATCCAGCCGTTCTGGTTGCTGCCGCTGTTGGCGATCGCGAAGCTCCATGTTCGCCAGGTGATGGGCTTTACCATCGTGGCGTTCTTCATCGGGTTGGCGGTGCTGGGGGCGATGACGCTGATTGCGCCGTGGGTGATTTGA
- a CDS encoding maleylpyruvate isomerase family mycothiol-dependent enzyme produces the protein MNTPVAESLDSITTALRDCYTAIEALCTDLSDAEWKAQSLCPDWTVRDVINHVTSIEAVMAGWLPDDDRTPPPFEKAADFLRDADTDRATYSDLVRAIYDRRRNDLAALSGADLMRPSWTPVGPATYGRFLEIRVFDFWVHERDITTPLGRTTEDTGLGAEIALAEVAGSLGYIVGKKVGLPDGKSITFDLTGPITQQLHVAVDGRAKAVDHLNNPDVTVVTDSTTFIQLACGRIDPQAQIDSGAVSWTGDSELGDRAARNLRFTM, from the coding sequence TTGAACACACCCGTAGCCGAAAGTTTGGACAGCATCACGACTGCCCTGCGGGACTGCTACACCGCGATAGAAGCCCTCTGCACCGATCTCAGCGACGCCGAGTGGAAGGCTCAGTCACTGTGCCCGGACTGGACAGTCCGCGACGTGATCAACCACGTCACGAGTATCGAAGCGGTGATGGCAGGGTGGCTTCCCGACGACGACCGCACTCCGCCGCCATTCGAGAAGGCCGCGGACTTCCTGCGCGACGCCGACACCGACCGCGCGACGTACAGCGACCTGGTCCGCGCGATCTATGACCGCCGTCGCAACGACTTGGCCGCGCTGTCCGGCGCGGATCTGATGCGGCCGTCGTGGACTCCGGTCGGCCCCGCCACCTACGGGAGGTTCCTGGAAATCCGGGTCTTCGACTTCTGGGTGCACGAACGAGACATCACCACCCCGCTCGGCCGAACAACCGAGGACACCGGCCTCGGCGCCGAGATCGCGCTGGCTGAGGTGGCCGGTTCCTTGGGCTACATCGTGGGCAAGAAGGTGGGACTGCCCGATGGAAAGAGCATCACCTTCGATCTCACTGGACCCATCACGCAGCAGCTGCATGTCGCCGTCGATGGACGCGCCAAAGCTGTTGACCACCTGAACAATCCGGATGTCACGGTGGTCACCGATTCCACGACCTTCATCCAGCTGGCGTGCGGACGCATCGACCCGCAGGCCCAGATCGACTCGGGCGCAGTCAGCTGGACGGGCGATAGCGAACTCGGCGATCGTGCCGCCCGCAACCTGAGGTTCACGATGTGA
- a CDS encoding DsbA family protein, producing the protein MCPYAYQTSRWIREVRDLTGLTVNWRFFSLEEVNRQKGKKHPWEREWSYGWSMMRIGALLRRRSMADVDAWYERAGRALHVEGRKPHERAVARRLLEDLGFDPELADQAIADPTTSDEVLADHQRVVAASGYGVPTLFFPDGQCLFGPVLIDPPTGEAAVRLWDAVVGWTEFPHLYELQRPKTPADEQRITETFRPYLEARDWVSINRGEVVTFDVRQTEG; encoded by the coding sequence ATGTGTCCGTACGCCTATCAGACGTCGCGGTGGATCCGGGAGGTCCGCGACCTCACCGGTCTCACGGTGAACTGGCGCTTCTTCAGCCTGGAGGAGGTCAATCGCCAAAAGGGCAAGAAGCATCCCTGGGAACGCGAGTGGTCCTATGGCTGGTCGATGATGCGCATCGGGGCACTGCTACGTCGCCGATCGATGGCCGACGTCGATGCCTGGTACGAGCGCGCCGGCCGCGCTCTGCACGTCGAGGGCCGCAAGCCGCACGAGAGGGCAGTCGCCCGCCGGCTGCTCGAAGATCTCGGCTTCGATCCCGAACTCGCCGATCAGGCCATCGCCGACCCGACCACCAGCGACGAGGTGCTGGCCGACCATCAACGGGTGGTCGCCGCCAGCGGCTACGGCGTACCCACGCTGTTCTTTCCCGACGGGCAGTGTCTGTTCGGGCCGGTGCTCATCGATCCGCCCACCGGCGAGGCTGCGGTACGACTGTGGGACGCCGTTGTCGGCTGGACGGAGTTTCCGCATCTGTACGAGCTGCAGCGGCCCAAGACCCCTGCCGACGAACAGCGCATTACCGAGACGTTCCGGCCCTATTTGGAGGCGCGGGATTGGGTGTCAATCAATCGGGGCGAGGTGGTCACCTTCGACGTTCGACAGACCGAGGGGTGA
- a CDS encoding cold-shock protein, which yields MAQGTVKWFNGEKGFGFIAPDGGAPDVFVHYSEIGGGGFRTLEENARVQFEVEQGAKGPQAVGVSVI from the coding sequence ATGGCACAGGGCACTGTGAAATGGTTCAACGGCGAAAAGGGCTTCGGCTTCATCGCCCCCGATGGCGGAGCGCCTGACGTCTTCGTTCACTACTCCGAGATCGGTGGCGGCGGTTTCCGCACGCTCGAAGAGAACGCTCGGGTTCAGTTTGAGGTAGAACAGGGCGCGAAAGGTCCGCAGGCTGTGGGCGTTTCGGTAATCTGA
- a CDS encoding ABC transporter permease, whose amino-acid sequence MAGRPGLRAVVDWLLQYLQNHPIQSLGTGGSQVVLGVRAVQYLFADLFRGRFLVGEFIDQTAFVASAAFLPTVFVTIPVGVTLSIQFSVLAGQVGASSLAGAATGLVIIRQAAPLVAAMLLAVAVGSAVCADLGSRTMREEIQAMEVMGVSPVRRLVVPRLAALMTVGVLLTGITFFVGYVAGYIFNVFLQNGTAGSFIATFSSFSDVGDMWLAFAKSIVFGMIVAIVSCQKGLDSHGGPAGVANSVNAAVVESILLLMFVNVVMSQLYVILFPRQAL is encoded by the coding sequence ATGGCCGGCCGGCCGGGCCTACGGGCCGTGGTGGACTGGCTCCTGCAGTACCTGCAGAACCACCCGATCCAGTCGCTGGGCACCGGCGGCAGCCAGGTGGTGCTCGGGGTCCGGGCCGTGCAGTACCTGTTCGCCGATCTGTTCCGCGGACGCTTCCTGGTCGGAGAATTCATCGATCAGACGGCGTTCGTGGCTAGCGCCGCTTTCCTGCCAACGGTTTTCGTCACCATCCCGGTGGGCGTGACGCTGTCGATCCAGTTCAGCGTGCTGGCCGGCCAAGTCGGTGCCTCCTCACTCGCCGGTGCGGCCACCGGGCTCGTGATCATCCGCCAGGCCGCCCCCCTGGTCGCCGCCATGCTGCTGGCGGTGGCCGTGGGCTCCGCGGTCTGCGCCGACCTGGGCTCGCGCACCATGCGCGAAGAGATCCAGGCCATGGAGGTCATGGGCGTCTCGCCGGTGCGGCGCCTGGTGGTTCCCCGGCTCGCCGCGCTGATGACCGTCGGGGTACTGCTCACCGGCATCACGTTTTTCGTCGGCTACGTCGCCGGCTACATCTTCAACGTGTTCCTGCAGAACGGGACCGCGGGCTCGTTCATCGCGACCTTCTCCTCGTTCTCCGACGTCGGGGACATGTGGCTGGCATTCGCCAAATCCATCGTCTTCGGGATGATCGTTGCGATCGTGAGCTGCCAGAAGGGCCTCGACAGCCACGGCGGTCCTGCCGGAGTCGCCAACTCGGTGAACGCCGCTGTGGTCGAGTCGATCCTGCTGCTGATGTTCGTCAACGTCGTGATGAGCCAGCTCTATGTGATCCTTTTCCCGAGACAGGCGCTGTAG
- a CDS encoding ABC transporter permease, with product MVIPSAFEIPGLRPITDLFSGVFIAVARAGHLVHFFGRTVASVPTMLRHYRREMLRLLSDIAWGNGSIVVGGGTIAVALALGAIAGALVAVEGYNVLDLLGLGPATGLISSFATTRELAPIMVGMAFIAQAGCRFTAQLGAMRINEEIDSLEAMAINPIPYLVTTRAVASVIAVVPLFLVALGIAYLSCQFSVILISGQSNGSYLHYFSLFVNGRDVLYATFKATIFVFVSSTIQSYYGFVASGGPAGVGVAAGRAMRTSVTAVVVVNMFLTMALWGVESGARFGG from the coding sequence ATGGTCATTCCCAGCGCCTTTGAGATCCCCGGGCTGCGACCGATCACCGATCTTTTCAGCGGCGTCTTCATCGCCGTGGCCCGCGCCGGCCACCTGGTGCACTTCTTCGGGCGCACGGTCGCATCCGTCCCGACCATGCTCCGGCACTACCGGCGCGAGATGCTGCGGCTGCTGTCCGATATCGCCTGGGGCAACGGGTCGATCGTCGTCGGTGGCGGCACCATCGCGGTCGCGTTGGCGCTCGGGGCGATCGCCGGTGCACTGGTCGCCGTCGAGGGCTACAACGTCCTGGACCTGCTGGGTTTGGGGCCGGCCACCGGCCTGATCTCGTCGTTCGCCACCACTCGCGAACTCGCCCCGATCATGGTGGGAATGGCGTTCATCGCCCAGGCCGGTTGCCGGTTCACCGCCCAACTCGGAGCGATGCGCATCAACGAGGAGATCGACTCGCTGGAAGCGATGGCGATCAACCCGATTCCGTATCTGGTCACCACCCGGGCGGTCGCCTCGGTGATCGCGGTCGTGCCGCTATTCCTGGTGGCGCTGGGCATCGCCTACCTGTCCTGCCAGTTCTCGGTCATCCTGATCTCCGGGCAGTCCAACGGGTCCTACCTGCACTACTTCTCGCTGTTCGTCAACGGTCGCGACGTGCTCTACGCGACGTTCAAGGCCACCATCTTCGTGTTCGTCTCCTCGACCATCCAGAGCTACTACGGCTTTGTCGCCTCGGGCGGACCGGCGGGTGTCGGTGTGGCCGCCGGACGCGCGATGCGCACCAGCGTCACCGCGGTGGTCGTGGTGAACATGTTCTTGACCATGGCCCTGTGGGGTGTCGAATCCGGCGCCAGGTTCGGGGGCTAG
- a CDS encoding MCE family protein, with amino-acid sequence MPNSFDIDPRGPSNLRVFALGVVFIVIAVATATLMVAKSQGKLDNLVRIDVRLSKIGDGLPPRSDVKYHELLVGSVADITPSTHGLPNEVHVVLKPEHAATIPSTVTARVVPANLFAVSAIQLVDNGAAPDHLRSGSVVLEDQSLPTVLFQNVLNKLRQLISPLGRRPDDTTVGVIAALGTATHGRGNELTDTGHNLNAILAQLNSVVATDDTDPTTLSALSAAAEGLQRVSPELFDALDRSIKPMATIAEKGPQLSSLLTGGTDTATTLANALENQADQMITITSQFTPALGVIADHAGEFHGVSTKLQTLANRVYDVIWDPNENLLQVKAALALTPSRTYVRADCPRYGELAGPSCATAPEVPTAPDLFPALGSQGVSPTPGMTENRPNLTPPRHSMPGDPQGPPIPPPPGPPPAPEEPGVAPASTVIGGNVGAVGSAQEKRQINRITGRSDTPTVLLLAPLLRGSTVHLTQITKEGGR; translated from the coding sequence ATGCCGAACTCGTTCGACATCGACCCGCGCGGGCCCTCCAACCTCCGGGTGTTCGCGCTGGGTGTCGTGTTCATCGTCATCGCCGTGGCTACCGCCACGCTGATGGTCGCCAAATCCCAGGGCAAGTTGGACAACCTGGTCCGCATCGATGTGCGGCTGTCCAAGATCGGCGATGGCCTGCCGCCGCGCTCCGATGTGAAGTACCACGAACTGCTGGTCGGCTCGGTCGCCGACATCACCCCCTCGACGCACGGGCTGCCCAACGAAGTCCACGTCGTGCTCAAGCCCGAACACGCGGCCACGATCCCCAGCACGGTCACCGCGCGCGTCGTCCCGGCCAACCTGTTCGCCGTCTCGGCGATCCAGTTGGTGGACAACGGTGCCGCCCCCGACCATCTGCGCTCGGGATCGGTGGTCCTCGAAGACCAGTCGCTGCCCACCGTGCTGTTCCAGAACGTGCTGAACAAGCTCCGCCAGTTGATCAGTCCCCTGGGGCGCAGACCTGACGACACCACCGTCGGCGTGATCGCCGCCCTGGGGACCGCCACCCATGGCCGCGGCAACGAGCTGACCGACACCGGTCATAACCTCAATGCGATCCTGGCGCAACTGAACTCCGTCGTCGCCACCGACGACACCGATCCGACCACGCTGTCGGCGCTGTCGGCGGCGGCCGAAGGCCTACAGCGCGTCTCCCCCGAACTGTTCGACGCGCTCGACCGGTCGATTAAGCCGATGGCCACCATCGCCGAAAAGGGGCCGCAACTGTCCAGCCTGCTCACCGGCGGAACCGACACCGCGACCACGTTGGCGAACGCCCTGGAGAACCAAGCCGACCAGATGATCACCATCACCAGCCAGTTCACCCCCGCCCTCGGGGTGATCGCCGATCACGCCGGCGAATTTCACGGGGTGTCAACCAAGTTGCAGACCCTGGCCAACCGGGTCTACGACGTCATCTGGGACCCCAATGAAAATCTTCTGCAGGTCAAGGCGGCCCTCGCACTGACGCCCAGCCGCACCTACGTCCGCGCCGACTGCCCCCGTTACGGTGAGCTGGCCGGACCGAGCTGCGCCACCGCACCCGAAGTGCCCACCGCCCCGGACCTGTTTCCCGCGTTGGGTTCCCAGGGCGTCTCCCCCACCCCGGGCATGACCGAGAACCGGCCGAACCTCACCCCGCCCCGTCACTCCATGCCCGGCGATCCGCAGGGGCCACCCATCCCCCCGCCGCCGGGACCGCCCCCAGCCCCCGAAGAACCCGGCGTCGCTCCCGCGAGCACGGTAATCGGCGGCAACGTCGGCGCGGTGGGCAGCGCGCAGGAAAAGCGACAGATCAACCGGATCACCGGACGCTCCGACACCCCCACGGTGCTGCTACTGGCGCCGCTGCTGCGCGGCAGCACGGTGCACCTGACCCAGATCACGAAAGAAGGTGGCCGGTGA
- a CDS encoding MCE family protein yields the protein MRSRSKSVIGMALFTSFALTVTWMVYNTLRRDIAGPTSSYTAIFTDASGMAPGDDVRVAGVRVGRVDRVSLHGNAAQVQFRVQRNQQLYQNTIASVTYQSIIGQRYLGLAHGPGEHHDILPNHGQIPIERTNPSLDVSYMLNGFEPLFAELDPEQVDNISNATVLALQGDHASLLTLITQASQMAETFAGPDEVLSTLITTLNQLMTDLAKQSTNMENMIRQSRDTIVTLANHREPLVDSVGSINATMAHLSTIVDNITPDLEEFIARQPGLLNYGVNDGRERFAYMAANLPYVLQGLARVTQSGTYSDVYACELDFGLWRGLFHWFRSFVGAATASEGLAHQHSAACR from the coding sequence GTGAGGAGTCGCTCCAAATCGGTGATCGGCATGGCCCTGTTCACCAGCTTCGCCCTGACCGTCACCTGGATGGTCTACAACACCCTGCGCCGCGACATCGCCGGGCCCACCTCCAGCTACACGGCGATCTTCACCGACGCATCCGGCATGGCTCCGGGCGACGACGTGCGTGTCGCCGGGGTGCGGGTCGGGCGGGTCGACCGGGTGTCCTTGCACGGCAACGCAGCCCAGGTGCAGTTCCGCGTGCAACGCAACCAACAGCTCTACCAGAACACGATCGCCTCGGTGACCTACCAGAGCATCATCGGGCAGCGCTACCTCGGACTGGCTCACGGCCCCGGCGAGCACCACGACATCTTGCCCAACCACGGCCAGATCCCGATCGAGCGCACCAATCCGTCACTGGACGTCTCTTACATGCTCAACGGATTCGAGCCCCTGTTCGCCGAGCTGGACCCCGAACAGGTGGACAACATCAGCAACGCGACAGTTCTGGCGCTGCAAGGCGATCACGCATCCTTGCTGACGTTGATCACCCAGGCCTCGCAGATGGCCGAAACCTTCGCCGGCCCCGACGAAGTGCTCAGCACCCTCATCACCACCCTCAACCAGCTGATGACCGACCTGGCCAAACAGAGCACCAACATGGAGAACATGATCCGCCAGTCCCGCGACACCATAGTCACGCTGGCGAATCACCGTGAACCATTGGTCGACTCGGTCGGCTCGATCAACGCCACGATGGCGCACCTGTCCACCATCGTCGACAACATCACCCCGGATCTCGAAGAGTTCATCGCGCGCCAGCCCGGCCTGCTCAACTACGGAGTCAACGACGGCCGCGAACGATTCGCCTACATGGCGGCGAACCTGCCCTACGTCCTGCAGGGACTGGCCCGGGTCACCCAGAGCGGCACCTACAGCGACGTCTACGCCTGCGAACTGGACTTCGGCCTGTGGCGCGGCCTGTTTCACTGGTTCCGGTCCTTCGTCGGCGCGGCCACCGCCAGCGAAGGCCTGGCCCACCAACATTCGGCGGCGTGCCGATGA
- a CDS encoding MCE family protein, with translation MSLTPTALKRPIESFSRPWMGVISIVVIVAVLTATVVYSGLGVGKTRYLGQFAQAAQIRSGAVVTVAGVKVGTVERVTLAGDHVVVGFNVEHGVPLGADTRAAIKLTTILGSRYPELSPAGTGQLENRTITLAHTQVPYDLQRTLAGATRTLGPVDANRFVDSLNMLNANLDGVAEELPQALTNLQAMADIIADRREQLGTLLTNTETLTTMLRDQRANLGALVLQGRDVLREIATRRAAVQQLFASATLLVDRTHGILRDEAAVNQMIRDFDEFMKMTAEHDALLRSFLQSTPVALRNFANATGSGNAADVFLPAGIFVDSWMCALSGRARQFNLVEYFKDCE, from the coding sequence ATGAGCCTGACCCCCACCGCGCTCAAACGCCCCATCGAATCCTTCAGCCGGCCCTGGATGGGCGTCATCTCGATCGTCGTCATCGTCGCCGTGCTCACGGCCACCGTCGTCTATTCGGGCCTGGGCGTCGGAAAGACCCGCTACCTCGGCCAATTCGCCCAGGCCGCCCAGATCCGCTCCGGCGCCGTGGTGACCGTCGCGGGCGTCAAGGTCGGCACCGTTGAACGCGTCACGCTCGCCGGCGACCATGTGGTCGTCGGATTCAACGTCGAGCACGGCGTGCCGCTGGGCGCCGATACCCGCGCCGCGATCAAGCTGACCACTATCTTGGGATCGCGCTATCCCGAACTGTCACCGGCAGGCACCGGGCAGCTGGAGAACCGGACGATCACCTTGGCGCACACCCAGGTTCCCTACGATCTGCAACGCACCCTCGCCGGGGCGACGCGCACTCTGGGGCCGGTGGACGCCAACCGGTTCGTCGACTCACTGAACATGCTCAACGCGAACCTCGACGGGGTGGCCGAGGAACTGCCGCAGGCGCTGACCAACCTGCAAGCGATGGCCGACATCATCGCCGACCGCCGCGAGCAGCTCGGCACACTGCTGACCAACACCGAAACGCTCACCACCATGCTGCGCGACCAGCGGGCCAACCTCGGCGCTCTGGTCCTACAGGGCCGTGATGTGCTGCGCGAGATCGCCACCCGCCGTGCGGCCGTGCAGCAACTGTTCGCCAGCGCCACGCTACTGGTCGACCGCACCCACGGAATCCTGCGCGATGAGGCGGCCGTCAACCAGATGATCCGCGACTTCGATGAGTTCATGAAGATGACCGCCGAGCACGACGCATTGCTGCGCAGCTTCCTGCAGTCGACCCCGGTCGCGCTACGCAACTTCGCCAACGCCACCGGCAGCGGCAACGCCGCCGACGTCTTCTTGCCGGCCGGCATCTTCGTGGACTCCTGGATGTGTGCCCTGAGCGGACGCGCCAGGCAGTTCAATCTGGTCGAGTACTTCAAGGACTGCGAATGA
- a CDS encoding MCE family protein has protein sequence MSRALKLYVLAGAAALVLAVTGAAVAPQLIPDLPRLSLHKIRVTAQFQDAVGLYAGNGVSVLGMDVGKVTSITPKGGYVEVKLAIDAGVDIPADAEAVTVSSSVLTDRHVELTPAYRGGPKLRNGDVLSLDRTRTPVEFERTLAMMDKLGSALRGDDNNAGPLGEFVALGSQITVGNGPDIKATLGRLSQALQVGPDKGAHSKKTIQAIITGVAELSGAASRNDAALREFGSYVHQLSDILAAENLGAGSTGAKINRLLAETSRLLDGNQERLREAFAGVRTVATTLTDNERDLREILDVGPLFIDNFYNVIDENAGSLRSHLLLGKTLFNSQFGKEVCNLMGLRQLACATGTAQDYGPDFGLGSMLDLMQDGIGAQP, from the coding sequence ATGAGTCGCGCTCTGAAGCTCTACGTGCTCGCCGGTGCGGCCGCCCTCGTGTTGGCCGTGACCGGCGCCGCGGTGGCGCCGCAGTTGATCCCCGACCTGCCGAGGCTGTCCCTGCACAAGATCCGGGTGACCGCCCAATTCCAGGACGCCGTAGGGCTTTACGCCGGAAACGGAGTATCGGTGCTCGGCATGGACGTCGGCAAGGTCACCAGCATCACCCCCAAGGGCGGCTACGTCGAGGTGAAGCTCGCGATCGATGCCGGCGTCGACATCCCCGCCGACGCCGAAGCCGTCACCGTCTCCTCCTCGGTGCTCACCGACCGTCACGTCGAGCTCACCCCGGCCTATCGCGGCGGACCCAAGCTGCGCAACGGCGACGTGCTGAGCCTGGACCGCACCCGCACACCGGTGGAGTTCGAACGGACCCTGGCGATGATGGACAAGTTGGGTAGCGCATTGCGCGGCGACGACAACAATGCGGGCCCGCTGGGCGAATTCGTCGCGCTCGGATCGCAGATCACCGTCGGCAACGGACCCGACATCAAAGCCACGCTGGGCCGGCTGTCGCAAGCCCTGCAGGTCGGGCCGGACAAGGGCGCACACAGCAAGAAGACCATCCAGGCGATCATCACAGGCGTCGCCGAGCTCAGCGGGGCAGCGTCGCGAAACGACGCCGCACTGCGGGAATTCGGTTCCTACGTCCACCAGCTCAGCGACATCCTGGCCGCGGAGAACCTGGGCGCGGGCAGCACCGGTGCCAAGATCAACCGGCTGCTCGCCGAGACCTCACGGCTGCTCGACGGCAACCAGGAGCGCCTGCGAGAGGCCTTCGCCGGCGTCCGCACAGTCGCCACCACACTCACCGACAACGAACGCGACCTGCGCGAGATCCTCGACGTGGGGCCGTTGTTCATCGACAACTTCTACAACGTCATCGACGAGAACGCGGGCAGCCTGCGGTCCCACCTGCTGCTGGGAAAGACCTTGTTCAACAGTCAGTTCGGCAAGGAGGTCTGCAACCTGATGGGCCTGCGGCAGCTCGCATGCGCGACCGGAACGGCGCAGGACTACGGACCGGACTTCGGCCTGGGCAGCATGCTCGATCTGATGCAGGACGGGATCGGTGCGCAGCCATGA